Proteins encoded by one window of Xanthomonas sp. DAR 80977:
- a CDS encoding pilin, translated as MHEEPAHSAWYYADAARQRHGPLSTAVLLQRLRDGLLERSTLIWREGMPEWRPLHALADELGLSEPPPPPPPLPPPASAAPAVPAAAPRNGLSGCGVGAIVAVVVGAVLLSMLGILAAIALPAYQDYTLRTKATLAIGSITPLKAQISGFAMQHGRCPVNGDDGFGTAQSYASEFVAQVRVGRFDNGHCGLEATLHAPGKDKLDGKALWLDYDERSSAWKCSSELDDRYLPAPCRGG; from the coding sequence ATGCACGAGGAACCCGCCCACAGCGCCTGGTACTACGCCGACGCGGCACGCCAGCGGCACGGCCCGCTGAGCACCGCGGTGCTGCTGCAACGCCTGCGCGACGGGCTGCTGGAGCGCAGCACCCTGATCTGGCGCGAAGGCATGCCGGAGTGGCGGCCGCTGCACGCGCTCGCCGACGAACTGGGCCTGTCGGAGCCGCCGCCACCGCCACCGCCGCTGCCCCCGCCGGCGAGCGCCGCCCCGGCCGTGCCCGCTGCGGCCCCGCGCAACGGCCTGTCCGGCTGCGGCGTCGGCGCGATCGTGGCGGTCGTGGTGGGCGCGGTGTTGCTGTCGATGCTCGGCATCCTCGCCGCCATCGCCTTGCCCGCGTACCAGGACTACACGCTGCGCACCAAGGCCACGCTGGCGATCGGCAGCATCACCCCGCTGAAGGCGCAGATCTCCGGTTTCGCCATGCAGCACGGGCGCTGCCCGGTGAACGGCGACGACGGCTTCGGCACCGCGCAGAGCTACGCCAGCGAGTTCGTCGCGCAGGTGCGGGTCGGCCGTTTCGACAACGGCCACTGCGGCCTGGAAGCCACCTTGCACGCGCCCGGGAAGGACAAGCTGGATGGCAAGGCGCTGTGGCTGGACTACGATGAGCGGAGCTCGGCCTGGAAGTGCAGTTCCGAGCTGGACGACCGCTA
- a CDS encoding DUF494 family protein: MKESILDVLLYLFEHYFSEDADPVRDRDSLQNGLIQAGFSPTEISKAFDWLDALADQRPAVAQPRIDGPIRIYHGPELDKLDVECRGFLLFLEQHGILDSDQRELVLDRAMALDQDELDLDDLKWVVLMVLFNQPGAEAAYAWMETQMFVDEPEPVH; encoded by the coding sequence ATGAAAGAGAGCATTCTGGATGTCCTGCTGTACCTGTTCGAACATTATTTTAGCGAGGATGCGGACCCGGTCCGCGATCGCGACTCCCTCCAGAATGGCCTGATCCAGGCCGGCTTCAGCCCCACCGAGATCAGCAAGGCGTTCGATTGGCTCGATGCCCTGGCCGACCAGCGGCCGGCCGTGGCGCAACCGCGCATCGACGGCCCGATCCGCATCTACCACGGCCCGGAGCTGGACAAGCTCGACGTGGAATGCCGCGGTTTCCTGCTGTTCCTGGAACAACACGGCATCCTCGACAGCGACCAGCGCGAGCTGGTGCTGGACCGGGCGATGGCGCTGGACCAGGACGAACTGGACCTGGACGACCTGAAATGGGTGGTGCTGATGGTGCTGTTCAACCAGCCCGGCGCCGAGGCGGCCTACGCGTGGATGGAAACGCAGATGTTCGTCGACGAGCCGGAGCCGGTGCACTGA
- the dprA gene encoding DNA-processing protein DprA, whose protein sequence is MSALTDHARPDPADPALLALALAGGASAPRRRLLEHCGSPAAALAAGDAAWRAAGLDPAQIAALRQPDRAAVDAALAWLAQPRRYLLGCHDPDYPALLLRSPNPPLALYLEGDPAALWHPAVAVVGSRSPSAGGRDNAHRFALALATAGLAVTSGMAAGVDAAAHAAALSRQDGLTVAVVGTGADLAYPRQHAALRERIAARGAVVSEHPPGTPARPGHFPARNRIIAGLALATLVIEAATRSGALITARLAAEAGREVFALPGSIHNPMARGCHRLIRDGAGLVESAEEVLAGVAPLAAELADALRGRLRAPTERIADDPGATPSFPHPDYQRLWQALGHDPTCMDSVIARTGLTTAAASSMLLAMELDGYVAVERGRYTRKP, encoded by the coding sequence ATGTCCGCCCTGACCGACCACGCGCGCCCCGATCCCGCCGACCCCGCCTTGCTGGCGCTGGCGCTGGCCGGCGGCGCCAGCGCCCCGCGCAGGCGCCTGCTCGAACACTGCGGCAGCCCCGCCGCCGCGCTGGCCGCCGGCGACGCCGCCTGGCGCGCGGCCGGGCTGGACCCGGCGCAGATCGCGGCGCTGCGGCAGCCGGACCGCGCCGCGGTGGACGCCGCACTGGCCTGGCTGGCGCAGCCGCGCCGGTACCTGCTCGGCTGCCACGATCCCGACTATCCGGCGCTGCTGCTGCGCAGCCCCAACCCGCCGCTGGCGCTGTACCTGGAAGGCGACCCGGCGGCGCTGTGGCATCCGGCGGTGGCGGTGGTCGGCAGCCGCTCGCCCAGCGCCGGCGGCCGCGACAACGCGCATCGCTTCGCCCTGGCGCTGGCCACGGCCGGGCTGGCGGTGACCAGCGGCATGGCCGCCGGGGTCGATGCCGCCGCGCACGCCGCGGCGTTGTCGCGCCAGGACGGGCTCACCGTGGCGGTGGTCGGCACCGGCGCGGACCTGGCCTACCCGCGCCAGCATGCGGCCCTGCGCGAGCGCATCGCCGCGCGCGGCGCGGTGGTCAGCGAGCATCCGCCCGGCACCCCGGCGCGGCCCGGCCATTTCCCGGCGCGCAACCGGATCATCGCCGGGCTGGCGCTGGCCACCCTGGTGATCGAGGCCGCCACCCGCTCCGGCGCGCTGATCACCGCGCGCCTGGCCGCCGAGGCCGGGCGCGAGGTGTTCGCGCTGCCCGGCTCGATCCACAACCCCATGGCGCGCGGCTGCCACCGCCTGATCCGCGACGGCGCCGGGCTGGTGGAGAGCGCCGAGGAAGTCCTGGCCGGCGTCGCGCCGCTGGCCGCCGAACTGGCCGACGCCTTGCGCGGGCGCCTGCGCGCCCCCACTGAGAGGATCGCCGACGACCCCGGCGCCACGCCGTCCTTCCCCCATCCCGACTACCAGCGCTTGTGGCAGGCGCTGGGCCACGACCCCACCTGTATGGATTCAGTGATCGCGCGCACCGGATTGACGACCGCGGCGGCGTCCTCCATGCTGCTGGCCATGGAACTGGATGGCTACGTGGCGGTCGAACGAGGTCGTTACACCCGCAAACCCTAG
- a CDS encoding LysM peptidoglycan-binding domain-containing protein: MFNRLRTVVAVAMLTVATYAASASMAAEHPDTYVVRKGDTLWDIAGRFLGKPWLWPEIWQANPQVQNPHLIYPGDVLSLAYLDRVARATVKPGPRQDEPIDAIPLSDVEPFLKNLRVADSIDGLPYVVGVEDNRLRATAGQLVYATGLSNAQAGQRYAVVRPTVRYELPRLSDDLNNEGRSTPGTGNLWQSFVAPDNKRRETLGYELAQVNIGTVTRVSADGSQATTLLLQDSAREVRAGDRLIAVEAQPYDLQFIPHPPAAQALDAGLRVLAVADAFSAAGPHDVIAISGGRREGIDNGTVVSLWRHGTRVNDRVRHPNTSRADDGFTGGAGTVALPDEYAAHAMVFRTFDKVSYALVMDGIKPTRIGYDVKHPDAR; this comes from the coding sequence ATGTTCAATCGACTCCGTACGGTCGTCGCCGTCGCGATGCTCACCGTGGCGACCTATGCCGCTTCCGCGAGCATGGCCGCCGAACACCCTGACACCTACGTGGTGCGCAAGGGCGACACGCTGTGGGACATCGCCGGGCGCTTCCTCGGCAAGCCGTGGCTGTGGCCGGAAATCTGGCAGGCCAACCCGCAGGTGCAGAACCCGCACCTGATCTACCCCGGCGACGTGCTCAGCCTGGCCTACCTGGACCGCGTGGCGCGCGCCACGGTCAAGCCCGGCCCGCGCCAGGACGAGCCGATCGACGCGATCCCGCTGTCCGACGTCGAACCGTTCCTGAAGAACCTGCGCGTGGCCGACAGCATCGACGGCCTGCCCTACGTGGTCGGCGTCGAGGACAACCGGCTGCGCGCCACCGCCGGGCAGCTGGTCTACGCGACCGGGCTGAGCAACGCCCAGGCCGGGCAGCGCTACGCGGTGGTGCGCCCGACCGTGCGCTACGAGCTGCCCAGGCTCAGCGACGACCTGAACAACGAGGGCCGCAGCACCCCGGGCACCGGCAACCTGTGGCAGAGCTTCGTCGCGCCGGACAACAAGCGCCGCGAGACGCTGGGCTACGAACTGGCCCAGGTCAATATCGGCACGGTCACCCGCGTCTCCGCCGACGGCAGCCAGGCCACCACCCTGCTGCTGCAGGACAGCGCCCGCGAAGTGCGTGCCGGCGATCGCCTGATCGCGGTCGAGGCGCAGCCCTACGACCTGCAGTTCATCCCGCACCCGCCCGCGGCGCAGGCGCTCGACGCCGGGCTGCGCGTGCTGGCGGTGGCCGACGCGTTCAGCGCCGCCGGCCCGCACGACGTGATCGCCATCTCCGGCGGCCGCCGCGAAGGCATCGACAACGGCACCGTGGTCTCGCTGTGGCGGCACGGCACCCGGGTCAACGACCGCGTGCGCCATCCGAACACCTCGCGCGCCGACGACGGCTTCACCGGCGGCGCCGGCACGGTCGCCCTGCCCGACGAATACGCCGCGCACGCGATGGTGTTCCGCACCTTCGACAAGGTCAGCTACGCGCTGGTGATGGACGGCATCAAGCCGACCCGGATCGGCTACGACGTGAAGCACCCGGACGCACGCTGA
- the def gene encoding peptide deformylase — translation MALLPILEFPDPRLRTKAVQVDPADVTTPAFQRLLDDMFETMYEAPGIGLAASQVDVHQRFMVIDVSEEKNTPQVFINPQIVQRDGEQVYQEGCLSVPGIYADVTRADAIVVRYLDRQGQPQELSADGLLAVCVQHEMDHLDGKLFVDYLSPLKREMVRKKLAKARKHVA, via the coding sequence ATGGCCCTGCTTCCCATCCTCGAATTCCCCGATCCCCGCCTGCGCACCAAGGCGGTGCAGGTCGACCCTGCCGACGTGACCACGCCGGCGTTCCAGCGCCTGCTCGACGACATGTTCGAGACCATGTACGAGGCCCCCGGCATCGGCCTGGCGGCCAGTCAGGTGGACGTGCACCAGCGCTTCATGGTCATCGACGTCAGCGAGGAGAAGAACACCCCGCAGGTGTTCATCAATCCGCAGATCGTGCAGCGCGACGGCGAGCAGGTGTACCAGGAAGGCTGCCTGTCGGTGCCGGGCATCTATGCCGACGTGACCCGCGCCGACGCCATCGTCGTGCGCTACCTGGACCGCCAGGGCCAGCCGCAGGAACTGTCCGCCGACGGCCTGCTGGCGGTCTGCGTGCAGCACGAGATGGACCACCTGGACGGCAAGCTGTTCGTCGACTACCTGTCCCCGCTCAAGCGCGAGATGGTGCGCAAGAAGCTGGCCAAGGCGCGCAAGCACGTGGCCTGA
- the fmt gene encoding methionyl-tRNA formyltransferase has protein sequence MKIVFAGTPDFAVPSLRAAAQRHEVVAVYTQPDRPAGRGRGLTPSPVKLEAIARGIPVLQPETLRSPEALQTLRALQPDLMVVVAYGLILPKAVLAIPTHGCWNVHASLLPRWRGAAPIQRAIEAGDSETGVCLMQMEAGLDTGPVLMSQRTPIGDSETGGQLHDRLAALGAQVLADGLGLLRAGIRPVPQPQPDAGVTYAHKLDKAQARLDWQQPAAQLALRVRAFNPWPITEAVLAGERVRIHGAVALELAHAQPPGTVLAASRQGIDIACGQGALRLRVLQREGGKAITAADYLNARRDLPVLA, from the coding sequence ATGAAAATCGTCTTCGCCGGTACGCCGGACTTCGCCGTGCCGTCGTTGCGCGCGGCCGCGCAGCGCCATGAAGTGGTCGCGGTCTATACCCAGCCGGACCGGCCCGCCGGGCGTGGCCGCGGGCTGACCCCGTCGCCGGTGAAGCTGGAGGCGATCGCGCGCGGCATTCCGGTGCTGCAGCCGGAGACCCTGCGCTCGCCGGAGGCGCTGCAGACCCTGCGCGCGCTGCAGCCGGACCTGATGGTGGTGGTGGCCTACGGCCTGATCCTGCCCAAGGCGGTCCTGGCGATCCCCACCCATGGCTGCTGGAACGTGCACGCCTCGCTGCTGCCGCGCTGGCGCGGCGCCGCGCCGATCCAGCGCGCGATCGAGGCCGGCGACAGCGAGACCGGCGTGTGCCTGATGCAGATGGAAGCGGGGCTGGACACCGGGCCGGTGCTGATGTCGCAGCGCACGCCGATCGGCGACAGCGAGACCGGCGGGCAACTGCACGACCGGCTGGCCGCGCTCGGCGCGCAGGTGCTGGCCGACGGCCTGGGCCTGCTGCGCGCCGGCATCCGCCCGGTGCCGCAGCCGCAGCCGGACGCCGGCGTCACCTACGCGCACAAGCTGGACAAGGCGCAGGCGCGGCTGGACTGGCAGCAGCCGGCGGCGCAGCTGGCGCTGCGGGTGCGCGCGTTCAATCCGTGGCCGATCACCGAGGCGGTGTTGGCCGGCGAGCGCGTGCGCATCCACGGCGCGGTGGCGCTGGAGCTGGCGCATGCGCAGCCGCCGGGCACGGTGCTGGCCGCGTCCAGGCAGGGCATCGACATCGCCTGCGGCCAGGGCGCGCTGCGCCTGCGCGTGCTGCAGCGCGAAGGCGGCAAGGCGATCACCGCCGCCGACTACCTCAACGCCCGGCGCGATCTGCCGGTGCTGGCCTGA
- the rsmB gene encoding 16S rRNA (cytosine(967)-C(5))-methyltransferase RsmB: MTQTPVAPPAAVPPPPGVAPRVVAARVLSAVIDRGRSLKAELAMALPTLPDPRDRALVEAICFAVLRRRPAYEAALRLWLQKQLPQRDAELRTLLMAGFAQLDVLGLAPHAALSATVEAARALQRPRQAGMVNALLRRALRDGLPAVAADAGWPLWLRDALHADWPEQAAAIFAASQQAAPLWLRVNRQRGTRDAYLQRLAEAGIAAQAAPDLADAIRLAESVAMSALPGFAEGWISVQDGSAQQVADVLAPAPGARVLDACAAPGGKSAHLLERDPTLRLTALDVDARRLARVRETFDRTGAGAQALLQVADAAQPDTWWDGEAFDAVLLDAPCSATGIVRRQPDVLLHRRREDVVALQALQARLLDAGWQVLRPGGVLVYATCSLLKDENARQLHAFLARTADAAAEDPGAACGHASGAGRQRLPGEQDRDGFFYARLRKTA, encoded by the coding sequence ATGACCCAGACGCCCGTCGCGCCGCCTGCCGCCGTGCCGCCGCCGCCGGGCGTCGCGCCCCGCGTCGTCGCCGCGCGCGTGCTGAGCGCGGTGATCGACCGCGGCCGTTCGCTGAAGGCCGAACTGGCCATGGCGCTGCCGACGCTGCCCGATCCGCGCGACCGCGCCCTGGTCGAGGCGATCTGCTTCGCCGTGCTGCGCCGGCGCCCGGCCTACGAGGCCGCGCTGCGGCTGTGGCTGCAGAAGCAGCTGCCGCAGCGCGACGCCGAACTGCGCACGCTGCTGATGGCCGGCTTCGCCCAGCTCGACGTGCTGGGCCTGGCGCCGCATGCGGCGCTGTCGGCGACGGTGGAGGCGGCGCGGGCATTGCAACGGCCGCGCCAGGCCGGCATGGTCAACGCCTTGCTGCGCCGCGCGCTGCGCGACGGGCTGCCGGCGGTGGCGGCCGACGCCGGCTGGCCGCTGTGGCTGCGCGATGCGCTGCACGCCGACTGGCCCGAACAGGCCGCGGCGATCTTCGCCGCCAGCCAGCAGGCGGCGCCGCTGTGGCTGCGGGTGAACCGCCAGCGCGGCACCCGCGATGCCTACCTGCAGCGGCTGGCCGAGGCCGGCATCGCCGCGCAGGCGGCGCCGGACCTGGCCGATGCGATCCGCCTGGCCGAATCGGTGGCGATGAGCGCCTTGCCCGGTTTCGCCGAGGGCTGGATCTCGGTGCAGGACGGCTCGGCGCAGCAGGTCGCCGACGTGCTGGCGCCGGCGCCCGGCGCGCGCGTGCTGGACGCCTGCGCCGCGCCCGGCGGCAAGTCCGCGCACCTGCTCGAGCGCGACCCGACGCTGCGCCTGACCGCGCTGGACGTGGACGCGCGCCGCCTGGCGCGGGTACGCGAGACCTTCGACCGCACCGGCGCCGGCGCGCAGGCGCTGTTGCAGGTCGCCGATGCGGCGCAGCCCGACACGTGGTGGGACGGCGAGGCGTTCGATGCGGTGCTGCTGGACGCGCCGTGCTCGGCCACCGGCATCGTGCGCCGCCAGCCGGACGTGCTGCTGCACCGGCGGCGCGAGGACGTGGTCGCGCTGCAGGCGCTGCAGGCGCGGCTGCTGGACGCCGGCTGGCAGGTGCTGCGGCCGGGCGGGGTGCTGGTCTACGCCACCTGCTCGCTGCTCAAGGACGAGAACGCGCGCCAGCTGCACGCTTTCCTGGCGCGCACCGCCGACGCCGCGGCCGAGGATCCCGGCGCCGCCTGCGGCCATGCATCCGGCGCCGGCCGCCAGCGCCTGCCCGGCGAGCAGGACCGCGACGGTTTCTTCTATGCGCGGCTGCGCAAGACGGCGTGA
- a CDS encoding ArnT family glycosyltransferase, translating into MLKTRASREFWLLAILALLVLGAGLGLRDPHPADEPRFALVAKQMVDSGNWLFPHRGTELYSDKPPMLMWLQASFYEVFGNWRVAFLLPSLLAGLGTLACVYDLGRRLWTRRVGMYAAYALLFAFHFTYQAKKAQIDPLVVFYITLANYGLLRHLLRGPDWRMWALGWFAAGLGTITKGVGALALLMLLPAAAVALAQWRGVKVGVRNPRFWLGPLAFLAAVSIWLVPMVSTALSANEPEYRAYLNDILFRQTAGRYTKSWDHPHGPLYFFGVMPSMWLPLLLALPWAIPAWARRLRRRDPRYLLPLAWWALILLFFSIPTGKRDVYILPALPMLCLAMAPLIPGLLRKTGVKRLLLAFTVVVTVALGGVGAAILAGHGFRVRMMEERGVDLHTIQTLAWILLAIGLWGVASLAVFARRRPELALASLLTMLWVLAGLLVYPLINLSSSARGVMEAVGRRIGPDAELGLVAWKEQNLLMADRAATTFGFVVPWDEQLRRGVAWQAQAPQRRWLLVQEAAMLGCIDRRASTLAGVSNRRNWWLVPAAAVHGQCLVTAHDRDQLREQDKDRFE; encoded by the coding sequence ATGCTGAAGACCCGCGCGTCCCGAGAGTTCTGGTTGCTGGCCATCCTTGCGCTGCTGGTGCTCGGCGCCGGCCTCGGCCTGCGCGATCCGCACCCGGCCGACGAGCCGCGCTTCGCGCTGGTCGCCAAGCAGATGGTGGACAGCGGCAACTGGCTGTTCCCGCACCGCGGCACCGAGCTGTACTCGGACAAGCCGCCGATGCTGATGTGGCTGCAGGCATCGTTCTACGAGGTGTTCGGCAACTGGCGGGTGGCGTTCCTGCTGCCGTCGCTGCTGGCCGGGCTCGGCACGCTGGCCTGCGTCTACGACCTGGGCCGGCGCCTGTGGACGCGCCGGGTCGGCATGTATGCGGCGTATGCGCTGCTGTTCGCGTTCCACTTCACCTACCAGGCGAAGAAAGCGCAGATCGATCCGCTGGTGGTGTTCTACATCACCCTGGCCAACTACGGCCTGCTGCGCCACCTGCTGCGCGGACCGGACTGGCGCATGTGGGCGCTGGGCTGGTTCGCCGCCGGCCTGGGCACGATCACCAAGGGCGTGGGCGCGCTGGCCTTGCTGATGCTGCTGCCGGCCGCGGCGGTAGCGTTGGCGCAGTGGCGCGGGGTCAAGGTCGGCGTGCGCAATCCGCGCTTCTGGCTGGGGCCGCTGGCGTTCCTGGCCGCGGTGTCGATCTGGCTGGTGCCGATGGTGAGCACGGCGCTGTCGGCGAACGAGCCGGAATACCGCGCCTACCTCAACGACATCCTGTTCCGGCAGACCGCCGGGCGCTACACCAAATCCTGGGACCATCCGCACGGGCCCCTGTATTTCTTCGGGGTGATGCCAAGCATGTGGCTGCCGCTGCTGCTGGCGCTGCCGTGGGCGATCCCGGCCTGGGCGCGGCGCCTGCGCCGGCGCGATCCGCGCTACCTGCTGCCGCTGGCGTGGTGGGCGCTGATCCTGCTGTTCTTCTCGATTCCCACCGGCAAGCGCGACGTCTACATCCTGCCGGCGCTGCCGATGCTGTGCCTGGCGATGGCGCCGCTGATCCCGGGGCTGCTGCGCAAGACCGGGGTCAAGCGGCTGCTGCTGGCGTTCACCGTGGTGGTGACCGTGGCGCTGGGCGGCGTGGGCGCGGCGATCCTGGCCGGGCACGGCTTCCGCGTGCGGATGATGGAAGAACGCGGGGTCGACCTGCACACCATCCAGACCCTGGCCTGGATCCTGCTGGCGATCGGCCTGTGGGGCGTGGCCAGCCTGGCGGTGTTCGCGCGGCGGCGTCCGGAACTGGCGCTGGCCTCGTTGCTGACCATGCTGTGGGTGCTGGCCGGGCTGCTGGTGTATCCGCTGATCAACCTGTCCAGTTCCGCCCGCGGGGTGATGGAGGCGGTGGGCCGCCGCATCGGCCCGGACGCGGAACTGGGCCTGGTCGCATGGAAGGAACAGAACCTGTTGATGGCCGACCGCGCCGCGACCACCTTCGGCTTCGTGGTGCCGTGGGACGAGCAGTTGCGCCGCGGCGTGGCCTGGCAGGCGCAGGCGCCGCAGCGGCGCTGGCTGCTGGTGCAGGAGGCGGCGATGCTCGGTTGCATCGATCGCCGCGCCAGTACCCTGGCCGGCGTGTCCAACCGCCGCAACTGGTGGCTGGTGCCGGCCGCCGCCGTGCACGGCCAGTGCCTGGTCACCGCGCACGACCGCGACCAGTTGCGCGAGCAGGACAAGGACCGCTTCGAGTGA
- a CDS encoding glycosyltransferase: MPMRLIRVISRDNGGGLSRDLQVVAEALRSSGRYRVEVLGFGTVRFANHLREVRLGLRSLLRGRADLQIFLERVYPRCLGAGRRNVLVPNPEWFRRKWLRWLPRFQRVLCKTWQAEQLFSALGPETAFIGFCSDDCYRPEVPRERACLHVAGRSSAKGTAVLLQTWARHPEWPRLTVVQSAKKSRPIDAENIDYLTGYLDQRELRRLQNAHRFHLCPSEVEGFGHYIMEALSVGAVVITTDGAPMNELVSAERGVLIAPVGERGDNFGVRYQIDAAGIERAMAQALALAPMQCDALGTAARTFFESRQREFGERLQAVVADLLGDAPPPAASAPAGDGRVQVRSG, encoded by the coding sequence GTGCCGATGCGTTTGATCCGGGTCATCAGCCGCGACAACGGCGGCGGCCTGAGCCGCGACCTGCAGGTGGTCGCCGAGGCGCTGCGCAGCAGCGGCCGCTACCGGGTGGAGGTGCTCGGCTTCGGCACCGTGCGCTTCGCCAACCATCTGCGCGAAGTGCGCCTGGGCCTGCGCAGCCTGCTGCGCGGCCGCGCCGACCTGCAGATCTTCCTGGAACGGGTCTATCCGCGCTGCCTGGGCGCCGGCCGGCGCAACGTGCTGGTGCCCAATCCGGAATGGTTCCGCCGCAAGTGGCTGCGCTGGCTGCCGCGCTTCCAGCGGGTGCTGTGCAAGACCTGGCAGGCCGAGCAGCTTTTTTCCGCGCTGGGTCCGGAGACTGCGTTCATCGGGTTCTGCAGCGACGACTGCTACCGCCCGGAGGTGCCGCGCGAGCGCGCCTGCCTGCACGTGGCCGGGCGCAGCTCGGCCAAGGGCACCGCGGTGCTGCTGCAGACCTGGGCGCGGCACCCGGAATGGCCGCGGCTGACGGTGGTGCAGAGCGCCAAGAAATCGCGCCCGATCGACGCCGAGAACATCGACTACCTGACCGGCTACCTGGACCAGCGCGAGCTGCGCCGGCTGCAGAACGCGCACCGCTTCCACCTGTGCCCGTCCGAGGTCGAGGGCTTCGGCCACTACATCATGGAAGCGCTGAGCGTCGGCGCGGTGGTGATCACCACCGACGGCGCGCCGATGAACGAACTGGTCAGCGCCGAACGCGGCGTGCTGATCGCGCCGGTCGGCGAACGCGGGGACAACTTCGGCGTGCGCTACCAGATCGACGCGGCCGGCATCGAGCGGGCGATGGCGCAGGCGCTGGCGCTGGCGCCGATGCAATGCGATGCGCTGGGCACCGCCGCGCGCACGTTCTTCGAATCGCGCCAGCGCGAGTTCGGCGAACGCCTGCAGGCGGTGGTGGCCGATCTGCTCGGCGATGCGCCGCCGCCTGCCGCGTCTGCGCCGGCCGGCGATGGCCGCGTGCAGGTCAGGTCGGGTTAG
- a CDS encoding O-antigen ligase family protein has product MTEEAPSHHAARPPAASHRHSVAEWGAAFGLLCLPALVVSMPGGLLPFGLLLLATSVLALGRMRRAASGLQPSLRWLTVLALLVIGLSVFSLLYFGQALKDIDNRTRFLVLPWTALWVYALRPPRQGLWWGALLGIFATLVLAIVQVLQGQPRAEGWTNAIVLADVVLVLMVVAVFCRPPGRWPWTLLALAAGCATILLSGSRGVWLGMLLLLVATALCVRWRSGAMRLAILGAIAALAAVLVLSVPALTRQTRLVELHHDVQRYERGDSDSSAGARIERLQVAAATFLEHPLVGVGVGRFDNAMLRLPDCRGKTWVERCHLGHAHNDLAEWSATQGLPGTLLIVLVYGVPLWLLLRLYRRRPCPQFHGPAATGIMVVAAYILCGMTQSMFAHQVTTGFYVSLVGVLIGLAAWDAETPRARAGAAEGAAGSR; this is encoded by the coding sequence ATGACCGAAGAAGCCCCGTCGCACCATGCTGCGCGGCCGCCGGCCGCGTCCCATCGCCACAGCGTGGCCGAGTGGGGCGCCGCGTTCGGCCTGCTGTGCCTGCCGGCGCTGGTGGTCAGCATGCCGGGCGGGCTGCTGCCGTTCGGGCTGCTGTTGCTGGCGACCAGCGTGCTGGCGCTGGGCCGCATGCGCCGCGCCGCATCCGGCCTGCAGCCGTCGCTGCGCTGGCTGACGGTGCTGGCGCTGCTGGTGATCGGGTTGTCGGTGTTCTCCCTGCTGTACTTCGGCCAGGCGCTGAAGGACATCGACAACCGCACCCGCTTCCTGGTGCTGCCGTGGACCGCGCTGTGGGTCTACGCGCTGCGCCCGCCGCGGCAGGGGCTGTGGTGGGGCGCGTTGCTGGGCATCTTCGCCACCCTGGTGCTGGCGATCGTGCAGGTGCTGCAGGGCCAGCCGCGCGCCGAGGGCTGGACCAACGCGATCGTGCTCGCCGACGTGGTGCTGGTGCTGATGGTGGTGGCGGTGTTCTGCCGCCCGCCCGGGCGCTGGCCATGGACGCTGCTGGCGCTCGCCGCCGGCTGCGCCACCATCCTGCTCAGCGGCAGCCGCGGCGTGTGGCTGGGCATGTTGCTGCTGCTGGTCGCCACCGCGCTGTGCGTGCGCTGGCGCAGCGGCGCCATGCGCCTGGCGATCCTGGGCGCGATCGCGGCGCTGGCGGCGGTGCTGGTGCTGAGCGTGCCGGCGCTGACCCGGCAGACCCGCCTGGTCGAACTGCATCACGACGTGCAGCGCTACGAGCGCGGCGACAGCGATTCCTCGGCCGGCGCGCGCATCGAGCGCCTGCAGGTGGCGGCCGCGACCTTCCTCGAGCATCCGCTGGTCGGGGTCGGCGTGGGCCGCTTCGACAACGCGATGCTGCGCCTGCCCGATTGCCGCGGCAAGACCTGGGTGGAGCGTTGCCACCTGGGCCACGCGCACAACGACCTGGCCGAATGGAGCGCGACCCAGGGCCTGCCCGGCACACTGCTGATCGTGCTGGTCTACGGCGTGCCGCTGTGGCTGCTGCTGCGCCTGTACCGGCGGCGGCCGTGTCCGCAGTTCCACGGCCCGGCCGCGACCGGGATCATGGTGGTGGCCGCCTACATCCTGTGCGGCATGACCCAGTCGATGTTCGCGCACCAGGTCACCACCGGCTTCTACGTGTCGCTGGTCGGCGTGCTGATCGGGCTGGCGGCCTGGGATGCGGAGACGCCGCGCGCGCGCGCCGGCGCCGCTGAAGGCGCTGCCGGAAGCCGGTAG